A region of the Brachybacterium sacelli genome:
ACGGGGCCTGTCGCTGTCCGCGGCCGGAGCGTCAGCAGGGGAAGGGGATCCTCATGAACGGCCGGGCCGGGACGGTGCTCAGAGGTTGACCGTCACATCGCCCTGCTCGCGCAGCTCCGTGACCATCTGCATGGCCGCCTCGTTCTGCTGCTTCGAGACCGCTTCCTGGGCGAGCTGCTCCTTGGAGTCCTCGAAGGACGGCGTCTCGCCCTGCTGGCCGCCGGCCTGGGACTGCTGCTCGACGGCCTGGTCGTACTGCTTCTTCAGCTCCTCGTCGCTGGGCTCCTCGACGTCGGCCTCCTGCTCGACGTACGCGGTCAGGGCGTACTGATCGGCGGCGTCCTGGCGCACGTCCTCCTCGCTCATGCCCTGCTGCTCGAGCGCGGCGACGACCTCGTCGGCCGATTGGAGATCGTTCTGCTTGGCGACGTCCTCGAGGATCGAGTCGACCTGCTTCGTGGTCGGTTCGATGCCGGAGTCATGGGCCGCCTGCAGGAGCAGCTCGTTGCCGACCAGCTGATCCGCGACCTGCTTCTTCAGCTCGGTCTGGTCGAGCTCCTGACCCGAGCCCTGCTGCTGTTGCTGCTGCATCGCCTGCTGGAACTGCGATTCGTAGTTGGTGACGAACTCGTCCTTGGAGATCTCCTGGCCGTTGACCTCGGCGACCACGTCCGGGACGTCCGAGGTGTCGGGCTCGGGCATCGCCTGCTCGCCGCCACCATCGCTGGCCGCGGGCTGCTGCTGCTCACCGCCGGCGTCGCTGGCGCCCGAAGCGCCCTGATCGTCGCTGCATCCGGTCAGCGCCACGATCGCGGCGAACGAGAC
Encoded here:
- a CDS encoding SurA N-terminal domain-containing protein, with amino-acid sequence MKVPSTKALRTTVAAVSFAAIVALTGCSDDQGASGASDAGGEQQQPAASDGGGEQAMPEPDTSDVPDVVAEVNGQEISKDEFVTNYESQFQQAMQQQQQQGSGQELDQTELKKQVADQLVGNELLLQAAHDSGIEPTTKQVDSILEDVAKQNDLQSADEVVAALEQQGMSEEDVRQDAADQYALTAYVEQEADVEEPSDEELKKQYDQAVEQQSQAGGQQGETPSFEDSKEQLAQEAVSKQQNEAAMQMVTELREQGDVTVNL